Proteins from a genomic interval of Lolium perenne isolate Kyuss_39 chromosome 1, Kyuss_2.0, whole genome shotgun sequence:
- the LOC127327503 gene encoding dynamin-related protein 5A produces the protein MENLISLVNKLQRACTALGDHGDESALPTLWDSLPSIAVVGGQSSGKSSVLESVVGKDFLPRGSGIVTRRPLVLQLHRIDGTREYAEFLHQPRKRYTDFAEVRKEIADETDRETGRSKGISSVPIHLSIFSPNVVNLTLIDLPGLTKIAIDGQSDNIVQEIENMVRAFIEKPNCIILAVSPANQDLATSDAIKISREVDPKGERTFGVLTKIDLMDKGTDAVDILEGRSYRLQFPWIGVVNRSQQDINKSVDMIAARRRERDYFANTPEYKHLAHRMGSEHLAKSLSKHLESVIKSRIPGLQSLITKTIAELETELNRLGKPIANDAGGKLYTIMEICRMFDGIYKEHLDGVRPGGEKIYHVFDNQFPVAIKRLQFDKQLSMENVRKLITEADGYQPHLIAPEQGYRRLIESCLVSIRGPAEAAVDTVHGILKELVHKAMAETHELKQFPTLRVEVGNAAFESLERMRDESKKNTLKLVDMETSYLTVDFFRKLPQDVEKGGNPSHSIFDRYNDSYLRRIGSTVLAYVNMVCSTLRNSIPKSIVYCQVREAKRSLLDHFFTELGAREIRQLSKLLDEDPAVMERRTNLAKRLELYRSAQSEIDAVAWSK, from the exons ATGGAGAACCTGATCTCGCTCGTCAACAAGCTGCAGCGGGCCTGCACCGCCCTCGGCGACCACGGCGACGAGAGCGCCCTCCCCACCCTCTGGGACTCGCTGCCCTCCATCGCCGTCGTCGGAGGCCAG AGTTCGGGCAAATCTTCAGTGCTGGAGAGCGTTGTCGGGAAGGATTTCCTACCCAGGGGTTCAG GCATCGTCACCCGTCGGCCCCTGGTTCTGCAGCTACATAGGATTGATGGAACTAGGGAGTATGCGGAGTTCTTGCACCAACCCAGGAAACGATACACAGATTTCG CCGAAGTGAGGAAGGAGATAGCTGATGAAACTGACAGAGAAACCGGTCGTTCCAAGGGAATATCATCTGTCCCCATCCATTTAAGCATATTTTCTCCAAATG TTGTGAATCTGACTCTTATTGATCTTCCTGGGCTTACTAAAATTGCTATTG ACGGTCAGTCGGACAATATTGTTCAGGAAATTGAAAACATGGTTCGAGCATTCATCGAAAAG CCCAACTGTATCATTCTTGCTGTTTCTCCGGCCAATCAGGATCTTGCAACTTCTGATGCAATCAAGATTTCACGAGAAGTTGACCCAAAAG GTGAAAGAACCTTCGGTGTGCTCACAAAAATTGATCTAATGGACAAGGGTACTGACGCTGTTGAT ATACTGGAAGGAAGATCTTACCGTCTCCAATTTCCATGGATTGGTGTTGTCAATCGATCTCAGCAAGATATCAACAAGAGTGTGGACATGATTGCTGCTAGGCGCAGAGAGCGTGACTATTTTGCTAACACACCAGAATACAAACATCTTGCTCACAGGATGGGATCAGAACACTTGGCAAAGAGTCTCTCAAAG CATTTGGAATCTGTTATTAAATCAAGAATCCCAGGTCTCCAGTCTCTTATAACAAAGACTATCGCTGAGCTGGAAACAGAACTTAATCGTCTTGGAAAGCCCATTGCTAATGATGCTGGA GGAAAGTTGTACACGATTATGGAAATATGCCGCATGTTTGATGGCATCTACAAAGAGCATCTGGATGGAGT GCGTCCTGGTGGTGAGAAAATTTACCATGTCTTCGACAATCAATTTCCCGTGGCAATTAAGCGGTTGCAGTTTGATAAGCAACTGTCAATGGAAAATGTGAGGAAGCTTATAACAGAAGCTGATGGGTACCAGCCTCACTTGATAGCTCCAGAGCAAGGATATCGACGCCTCATAGAATCTTGTCTTGTTAGTATCAGAGGTCCAGCTGAGGCAGCTGTTGACACG GTCCATGGAATCCTCAAGGAACTAGTACACAAGGCTATGGCTGAAACACAC GAGCTCAAGCAGTTTCCCACTCTTCGTGTGGAAGTTGGCAATGCAGCTTTTGAGTCGTTGGAAAGAATGAGGGACGAAAGCAAGAAGAATACATTAAAGCTAGTTGATATGGAAACGAGTTACTTAACTGTAGATTTCTTCAGGAAGCTTCCTCAGGATGTTGAGAAGGGTGGAAACCCAAGCCACTCTATTTTTGATAGATATAATGATTCTTATCTAAGAAGAATTG GTTCAACTGTTCTGGCATATGTTAACATGGTATGTTCAACATTGAGGAACTCCATCCCTAAATCCATTGTCTACTGCCAAGTCCGTGAGGCGAAGCGCTCACTGCTCGACCACTTCTTTACTGAACTGGGAGCAAGAGAG ATAAGACAACTTTCGAAGCTCCTCGATGAGGACCCTGCGGTGATGGAACGGAGGACAAACCTTGCAAAGAGACTTGAGCTATACCGGAGTGCCCAATCAGAGATCGACGCGGTTGCATGGTCCAAATAG